GAGCTTTAGCGACGCGGCAATCTTATGAATTGTCAATATGTTACGAGATTACTTCGCTTTACTCGCAATGACAATATTGGTATTATGCAAAGCTCTCATACTGAGACCTTTGAATTTTGTCATTTCGAGGAGTATTAATGACGAGAAATCTTAATGATTCGCATCTGTTAAGATTTCTCCCTACGGTCGAAATGACAGATAATGATAGTTATTCAAAGCTCTCATACTAAACCAAGTTCGGCATAACAAATGGTACACTCTTTATGACTTCTTACAAAGCGACCAAGGGCAACTCGAAAAAGCGGGTGAGGTCACCAATTATAATTATTCGTCAGAAGATTCAGCTTCCGTTACAGCCGTAAGACTCTCGCCTGCACCAAACTCTTTTTCCAACTTTTTAATCTTTTTATTTAATTTTTTTGCTACCCTTGCCAACCTGAACCTTTCTACTATTCCCAAAAATCCTGCAAGAATTATTCCCGCAAAGAATGATATGAAAATTAATAAATATAGAGGCATCGACTCACTTACAGCCCAATTAAGAACTGAATATTTAAGCTGAATCTCGGCAGTATTTTGCACCGAAAACGACACCACAAGCAACAAAACAACCGTAATAATAATAGTGTAAAAAAGCTTCATTCTTGACCTCCTGTTTTAATTTCTAAAATACGGTAATAATACCTCCAGCGTTTTTTTAATATCTTCAGGAATAACCCTTGTTTCCCCCAAAACCGTCATAAAGTTGGTGTCACCATTCCATCTCGGAACAACATGCACATGAATATGGTCATCTACCCCTGCTCCTGCAACCTTTCCCAGATTCATTCCTATGTTAAATCCTTCGGGTTTCATTGTTTCCTTCAAAGCTTTTACCGAGATACCAAGGATATCAAATATTTCCATTTGTTCGTCAGAAGTCAGATCCTCCAGATTGCTTACATGTCTGAAAGGAGCGATTAATAAATGTCCATTAATATAAGGATATTTATTCATCATAACGAAGGAATATTCTTTCTCATGAAGGACAAATTCATCATCTCTGATTGAATCCTTGCAAAAAATACATCCCTTTGGTTTATCGCTCTTTATATATTCCATTCTCCAGGGAGCAAATATTTTTTTCATTTTGAAGCGTTTTTTCTCTACTATTAGTATTTAAGTTCTATTATTTCCCCTGTGATTTTATCGCTTATTTCAAGTATTCCGATTGTATTATTTTCTGAGAATCTCTTGTCAATAGCTGATCCCGGATTAAAAAAAAGAACATTGTCCTTGACCATATTGACAGCCCTGTGAGTATGTCCATAAACCAGACAATCTATATCACCAAATTTTTTTCTCAACTTTTTTTCTATACCGAAAGGTATACCCCAACCATGAATCAGACCTACCTTATAACCATTGAGATCAAGAACCAGTTTATCAGGGAGTAATTTTTTCACCTCAGGCGGATCCATATTACCGCAGACCGCCTTTACTTCTTTCCCATCAAACGCATCAAGAATACTGATATCAACCAGATCTCCTGCATGCAAGATCAAACCGACATCACCAAAATAATCCTCCATGATTATCCCGAGTCTGTCGTCGTAACTTTTAAGGTGCGTGTCCGAAATAACCCCTATTTTCATTTAAGAAACCTCCGGAAAACTGGAAAGAACTATGTCGATATAACACAAATAGAGTATTGTTTGCAAGAGTTTTGCTTTTCCCCAAAATAGACATTGACCCTTCCAACACAGTAGGATAGGCGTCCCGCCTGTCCATAATGGTGAATCGCTTAGACAGCCGAGACGGCTGTCCTACGGGATAGGGAGGACAGACTTTATTTTCAATGTCTATTTTAGGGCTTTTAGTCATCCGTATTCAGCAATAACCAACGGTTAAACACAAAACTGGAAACTGTTTGCTGATCGCTTAACGTTTATTCATGCTTTCGATTTGACTTTTCGTGTAGAGACATATAATATTTCACATCAAAGATGGAACAGGAGTCAAGGAAGTGGAATCAACTTTAAACAGGATTGCCGAAAAAATTCTTGCACTGGATGAGGCCTCACTCAACAGTTTGTGGAAAAAGTATAAATTGAGGATGCAACAATTTGATACCGGCAAGGAATGGGAAAAATCGGTGATCATCTTTTTTATTATCAATTCTGTCAGGGCAAAAAACCAGATCTTCAATGAACATATTCTCAGTTCTCGTAAAGGTCACCCGGGCAACAAAAGACCCCCCAAAAAGAAACCTGATCTAAAACTCGTCAAATAATGGAAAAAGAACTTGCCATAAAAAGAATAAAAGATCTGAGAAATCAGATCATTCATCATAACGAACGGTACTATCGATTTGATGACCCCGAGATATCTGACGCGGAATATGACGGCCTTATGCTGGAGTTGATCGCTCTGGAAAGAAAATTTTCAGATTACATTGACGTCACAGCCTCTCCCACCCAGCGTGTTGGGGCAACTCCTCTTGAAAAGTTCAATACAGTCACTCATCTCACCCCCATGTTAAGCCTCTCAAATGCCTTTTCCGAAGCAGATATAAGAGAATTTGATGAGCGCATAAAGCGTTTCTTGCACAGCAGTGAGAATTTTCCCTTTGTTATAGAACCCAAGCTTGACGGTGTAGCCGTCAACCTGATCTATGAAAAGGGCATTCTGACGGCCGGATTGACGAGAGGAGACGGAAGTGTGGGGGAAAACGTCACTCAGAATATAAAAACCATGCGCTCCGTTCCCCTGAAATTAACAGAAAACAGAGATGCCCCCATCCCCGAGGAGATTGAGATAAGGGGAGAAGTTTATATAGAGATTGATGCATTCAAAAAACTGAACAAGCGCAGACTGAATGAAGGTGATCCTCCTTTTGCCAATCCACGAAATGCGGCAGCAGGTTCTCTCCGTCAGCTTGACTCCAGGATAACAGCAAAAAGGCCACTTGACATCTTCTGCTATGGGATAGGAGCTCTAACAGGAAAATCCTTTCAAAAACACCAGGAGGTTCTGCAAACCCTTTCAAAATGGGGGTTTAAGGTAAATCCTCATATCAAACAGGCAGAAAATGTCGGTGAATGTATTGAGTATTACCATGATATGGTTCGCATCAGAAACGAACTCCCATACGAAATTGACGGCGTTGTTATAAAGGTTGACTCACTTGATGTCCAGAATCGCCTTGGTGCTGTTTCGAGAAGCCCCCGATGGGCCGTTGCGTGTAAATTTCCTGCCTCCCAGGAAACAACAGTAATCGAGGATATCAAGGTTCAGGTTGGACGAACAGGGGTGCTCACCCCCGTGGCTCTGATGAAACCGGTCAGTGTGGGCGGGGCCATGGTCAGCCGGGCCACCCTCCACAATCAGGACGAGATAGACAAAAAGGATATCCGGGTTGGCGACACGGTCATCATCCAGCGTGCCGGAGATGTAATACCGGAGGTTGTGAAGGTTATCGAATCAAAGAGAAGCGGCGGCGAAAAACTTTTCAGGATACCGGCTAACTGTCCCGAATGTGGTTCCAGAATTGTCAGGCTTGAAGGTGAAGTCGCCCACAGGTGTATCGGCTTTGCCTGTCCTGCCCGGATCAGGGAAAATATAAGACATTTTGCTTCCAGAGGCGGCATGGACATAGAGGGACTGGGAGAAAAGCTGGTCTCACAACTATTAGACACAAAAACTATAGAGGATCCTGCAGATCTCTACTACCTGACTCAGGAAAAATTGACAAAGCTTGAAAGGATGGCGGATAAATCTGCAACGAATCTCCTTAAAGCGCTGGAACAATCGAAAAACCCGCCTCTTGAAAAGCTTATCTTCGCTCTGGGAATAAGGCATGTAGGAGAACATATCGCCAGGATTCTGACCAGAGAATTTAAAAATCTTGATAACCTGAGAAACGCAACTGAAGAAAAGCTCCAAACAATAAACGGAATCGGACCCGAAATCACGGAAAGCATAACAGAGTTTTTCAGGGAAACCTCTAACCAGAAAGTAATAGAAAAACTCAGGAAGGCCGGCGTTAAACCTAAGGAAACCATTTCAAAAGAATCGGATGCTCTTTCAGGAAGCTCCTTTGTTTTTACAGGTACCTTGAAGAGCCTTTCCAGGAACAAAGCGAAGGAAATCGTTGAATCCCTGGGTTGTGATGTTTCGTCATCCATTACGAAAAAAACCGATTATGTTGTTGCGGGAGAATCTCCGGGGTCCAAATATGATAAGGCAAAAGATTTGGGTATACCTGTCCTTGATGAGGAGGAGTTTTTAAAGTTTGTTGGGAAAGTTTGAAATATACCACAGGGGTAGGACAGGCGTCCTCGCCTGTCTACAAGGGTAAAATGAATGCAACTTAGCATTAATGGTCATCCCCGACTTGATCGGGGATTCAGTTATTGAGACCTTTGAATTTTGCCGGAAATAGCCTAAATTGTCATTCCCGTGAAAACGGGAATCCAGTATTCTCAATTAGTTATAGATTCCCGCTTTCGCGGGAATGACAGAAAGAGGGCATTTTTCAAAGCTCTCTTATTTCCATTCTGAATAGGTTGAGTAATAAATGGTTATGAAAAAAGTTCATGTTTTTGTTACGGGCAGGGTCCAGGGTGTTTTCTTCAGGGCGGAAACAAAAAGCAAGGCCGACTCTCTCAACCTGACAGGTTGGGTCAGAAACGTCCCGGATGGAAGGGTTGATACGGTGTTTGAGGGGGAAAAGGGGAATGTCGACACAATGATTGAATGGTGCAGAAAAGGGCCGCCTTTTGCCACAGTCACAGATATTGAAATTATCGAAGAAATTTATACGGAAGAATTTGAAGATTTCAGAATCAGATATTGATGCATTCGTAAAAAGTCATAAACTGCACCATTTGTCATGCTGAACCATGTCCTGAACTTGTTTCAGGATCAATTTCAGCATCCACTCTTGTCATTCTGAATTTATTTCAGAATCTCGCTTAGAATCTCAGGAGACCCTGAAACAAGTTCAGGGTGACTGTGGTATTGTTCAGGGCGACAAAAAAAGACTTTTTACGAGACCATCAGATATTAACTATTGGATAGATTTTCTGTTCAGCACACAGCTTTCACTTCTTGAGAGGAGCGATGCAAAACCATGCTTAACTTTGTATATCACAATCCGGTCAAAGTTGTTTTCGGCAGGGGAACCATAGCGAAGCTGGTAAACCTGGTAAAAATGGATCAAACAATCATGATGACCTATGGAGGTGGTTCTATCCGGCAAAATGGTGTCTATGATCAGGTTATGGACGCGCTGAAGGGACATTCGGTTGTCGAGTTCAGCGGCATCGAGCCAAACCCACGCTATGAAACCTGCATGGAGGCGGTAAAAAAAGCGAAAATCGAAGGAGTTGATTTTCTCCTCTCGGTAGGTGGAGGCTCCGTACTGGATGCCACAAAGTTTATCGCCGCAGCTATCAGATACGAGGGGAACGACCCATGGGATATCCTCGGCGAGAGAGCACCTGTCACTTCCGCTGTACCCATCGGGTGCGTAATAACCCTGCCTGCCACGGGTTCGGAGATGAACTCGATTGCCGTTATTTCACGCGAATCAACCCGGGAAAAATTGCCGTTCTCCAGCAAACATGTCTACCCGCAATTTTCAATTCTGGATCCCGAAACAACATACTCACTCCCCGAACGTCAGATCACCAACGGCATCGTAGACACCTTCGTCCATGTTCTTGAACAATACCTGACATATGATGCGAACACGCCCCTGCAAGATCGACAGGCCGAGGCCATTCTGTTGACGCTTATCGAAGAAGCTCCGAAAGTTTTAGAAGACCCAAACAACTATGACGTGCGGGCCAACCTCGTATGGTGTGCCACTCATGGCCTGAACGGCTTAATTGCCTGCGGTGTTCCTCAGGATTGGTCAACTCACATGATAGGCCACGAACTTACGGCGCTTCATGGACTCGATCACGGTCAGTCCCTGGCTATTGTACTACCTGCGGTCCTGCAGCACCAGAAGCAGCAAAAAGGTCCAAAGCTTGTTCAGTATGCACAGCGCGTATGGAAAATCAAAGGCCTCGGCCATGACGAAACGAT
This genomic interval from Syntrophales bacterium contains the following:
- a CDS encoding acylphosphatase; amino-acid sequence: MVMKKVHVFVTGRVQGVFFRAETKSKADSLNLTGWVRNVPDGRVDTVFEGEKGNVDTMIEWCRKGPPFATVTDIEIIEEIYTEEFEDFRIRY
- the ligA gene encoding NAD-dependent DNA ligase LigA; the encoded protein is MEKELAIKRIKDLRNQIIHHNERYYRFDDPEISDAEYDGLMLELIALERKFSDYIDVTASPTQRVGATPLEKFNTVTHLTPMLSLSNAFSEADIREFDERIKRFLHSSENFPFVIEPKLDGVAVNLIYEKGILTAGLTRGDGSVGENVTQNIKTMRSVPLKLTENRDAPIPEEIEIRGEVYIEIDAFKKLNKRRLNEGDPPFANPRNAAAGSLRQLDSRITAKRPLDIFCYGIGALTGKSFQKHQEVLQTLSKWGFKVNPHIKQAENVGECIEYYHDMVRIRNELPYEIDGVVIKVDSLDVQNRLGAVSRSPRWAVACKFPASQETTVIEDIKVQVGRTGVLTPVALMKPVSVGGAMVSRATLHNQDEIDKKDIRVGDTVIIQRAGDVIPEVVKVIESKRSGGEKLFRIPANCPECGSRIVRLEGEVAHRCIGFACPARIRENIRHFASRGGMDIEGLGEKLVSQLLDTKTIEDPADLYYLTQEKLTKLERMADKSATNLLKALEQSKNPPLEKLIFALGIRHVGEHIARILTREFKNLDNLRNATEEKLQTINGIGPEITESITEFFRETSNQKVIEKLRKAGVKPKETISKESDALSGSSFVFTGTLKSLSRNKAKEIVESLGCDVSSSITKKTDYVVAGESPGSKYDKAKDLGIPVLDEEEFLKFVGKV
- a CDS encoding HIT domain-containing protein; the encoded protein is MEYIKSDKPKGCIFCKDSIRDDEFVLHEKEYSFVMMNKYPYINGHLLIAPFRHVSNLEDLTSDEQMEIFDILGISVKALKETMKPEGFNIGMNLGKVAGAGVDDHIHVHVVPRWNGDTNFMTVLGETRVIPEDIKKTLEVLLPYFRN
- a CDS encoding metallophosphoesterase family protein, whose amino-acid sequence is MKIGVISDTHLKSYDDRLGIIMEDYFGDVGLILHAGDLVDISILDAFDGKEVKAVCGNMDPPEVKKLLPDKLVLDLNGYKVGLIHGWGIPFGIEKKLRKKFGDIDCLVYGHTHRAVNMVKDNVLFFNPGSAIDKRFSENNTIGILEISDKITGEIIELKY
- a CDS encoding iron-containing alcohol dehydrogenase, whose protein sequence is MLNFVYHNPVKVVFGRGTIAKLVNLVKMDQTIMMTYGGGSIRQNGVYDQVMDALKGHSVVEFSGIEPNPRYETCMEAVKKAKIEGVDFLLSVGGGSVLDATKFIAAAIRYEGNDPWDILGERAPVTSAVPIGCVITLPATGSEMNSIAVISRESTREKLPFSSKHVYPQFSILDPETTYSLPERQITNGIVDTFVHVLEQYLTYDANTPLQDRQAEAILLTLIEEAPKVLEDPNNYDVRANLVWCATHGLNGLIACGVPQDWSTHMIGHELTALHGLDHGQSLAIVLPAVLQHQKQQKGPKLVQYAQRVWKIKGLGHDETIDAAITQTVEFFRSVGMPTRLSDYNITPSDCMTVAERFEQRGVKLGEHRAIGKQEIEEILALCA
- a CDS encoding lipopolysaccharide assembly protein LapA domain-containing protein, with amino-acid sequence MKLFYTIIITVVLLLVVSFSVQNTAEIQLKYSVLNWAVSESMPLYLLIFISFFAGIILAGFLGIVERFRLARVAKKLNKKIKKLEKEFGAGESLTAVTEAESSDE